In Pieris brassicae chromosome 8, ilPieBrab1.1, whole genome shotgun sequence, the DNA window TCGAACATGCCATAAAAACTGTTGAGCGAGAAGACCTTCAGACAGTAGAGCTAGGTCAATCAAAGACGTTGACACATTACTTAAATCAATAAACTGAATTAATATGCGTAATTGATTGTGtgatagaaaattatatatcgtAAAAATcagatttttctatatattgcAGAGTTTTGCTGCTGGTTTTGGTGATGATGACGCATACATCGGAGATCCAAcataaactatatctatacaATCCGACTCGGCTGGAAAAAGTgagtatttttagttttataacagGTTTTGCGTTTGAAGTACTAATCGAATATAAAGTTAATCTTGAAGCGTACAAATGACAAAGGGGGGCAGTTTTAGGAAGCAAATGGGCagccgcccatgaacactcacactgccagaagtaaaaaaaatgcaaaaaaagtgattttttcatattttattctattcagATACCTGTATCAAacgattaaaattaaaattaagcttaagatacaaaaatcttaatgGCCGATATCAACCACGGCCCAAAACTGTTAAGggcaattgttttttttacaattaataaaaagccttttactttaaaagaattatattatttttgctgattaaaattgaatatttacacattaatcttataaagtaaatacttaattttaaattccagCTCCTACAACACCCAGCAACAATGCTTATACGCAATGGATCTGCGTTAGTAATGGGTTTCGTCGTAATCTCGAACTTTCTTTTCGCCTATAGTCTCCTTCTTATTTCCAAGACTCGGAAATTGAGCCTTGCTCAGCTTCCAATGTGCCTGTTACATAGACTTGTGAGGTAAGATTTAATCGCCTTCTACACTTTCTAGAGTTGGTAGCAAGGAGAATTATAAGATTGCCAATCaagtattttacaattaaaagaatactattactattttacaattaagtaAGTTTGTCATATATtgtctaaattattttatagatgaTACACAAGCCACTAACTGATCTAagaaacttaatttatatttgtcatattaatttgaaatgctcattataatatatttctatattatattttatattatattatgcagCCAAtgctttttttgtataaaatacttataaaatctTACGGAGTTGGCTGAGCTTAGTCTTGAAGTTATAAATCTCCGGACTAAGATATATATGGGTATAGGCTATATATAGATACATCGTTATACGACcggtattttaaatgtattattataaattaattcagaTGACAAATGATAGGTTAGCCCCCGTACATCTCGTGGTAGTGGGTTTCGCTGCAACGTGGTGGCGTCATGTTGGAGACGGTCCCCAATGGCAGAGCATTGTAGCTGCCGAGAGCGATGTCTGCCGGAGGAAATTTCTTAGCCACGTTTTCTTTCTTCAAAATCTAGTTAACCCAGATGAACATTGCTTACTACAGACTTGGTAAGTATCTATACACCCATCTGTACGGGACAGACGACAAGCGAGGGTTACTTAGATATCAGTGCTAACCGCGGCCCATGGTCACCTGCAACGGCTTCCAACTCAATTAAAAATCTCTTAAGCTCTCAGATAAAATACGTGTTTTTGTGCTacgtgtatatatattttaaaaatgtatattttggataaatacatttttagttaaaaataaaaaacgtgTGCTTGTACTAGTGTATATaagtaagaagtgaaacttctttatgacattatttttcgaaaaatgatctaatatatttaaataaagttaaagtagataaagtttaacaaaggcttttattatcatagaaatgaatacaaataaaacaattattttgccttattactactaagattattataaaattttattatttgtaatagaataattactATCATTACTATCTACTCCACTGGAGAAAATACTCTTCGAATCaatcgtggtagggacaagaaaaagatgacgcgtaaccgaaacaTATGacagtaaatttatttccaacgccgataaagaagtttaacttCAATTATGATTTCCACCACTGGAGATCAATGAGATCAATATGTTTGGCTTAGGTTTTTAGCCGTGGACGTGCAGCTGTACATTTTGGCTGCGGCACTTACGCTGTGGCTGCAACAAACAGGCAGACGGGCAGTGCCACTGTTGACAGCGCTGTTTTTTGGCTCATGTCTTCTCAACGTGATTCTAGCTTATGTAAACGACTGGAAATCTCTTCTTTATATAATGCTGCCTGAGTTAGTATTTCTCAAGTATAATACGCATTCTATACATAGGTACCGGACTGTAATTGTTGCGATTGTAGATAATAAAACCAATATTGTTATAGTGAGAACGcatttgactttgacgtttTATAAAGAAGCAGcagaaatttgttttgttgatTTTTATCTATCTCTTACACTTTGGTGGCTGCGTTTATATTgtagaaattaaatttgtatttcttttaacGATGCATAAGATCAGCTTGTTTGAAACTTTAATACATTCAAAAAggaattttgaaaaacgcaaagacaaaaattaatatacaaattttaaaattatttctagaaATGTTCGCAATACCTTTCGTACCGAGCCATCGTTTTATCGCTTCTACGTAGCGCCATGGGGCAGTCTGCCCGCTTGCTTGCTAGGACTTTGGCTTGCTCACGTGCATTACAATATACAGGAGAGTGGatctaaattttttaataataaggtaTTGTTCATATTACTATTCTTTCCTTTCATAAATGACTTCCTTCTTATCCTTCGTTGGTCTCGTGGTAGGATTAGGTATAGAACCCTTCCGACagtcaatattaaattctgAAAACTTGCAGCTATCTTTAGTTcctataatatacaaaatatgtaacattatAGCTTTGACCAAAACCGGAAAATAACTCAGAAATATAAgcttttaaaagatttatttgtaattaaatatgtttaatatatatatatctaagtCTTTTATTTCGCtagcaaaatatataattgtttaaatattaagggCTCTATAACCCAAATCTTTTCCCCAGATATTACGATGGACATTCCACCTCATCATTCCGATCCACGTAGCGTGTATTAAATCCGGCAGTTATATAGAGGACAGCACGTCTCGTCTCACAACGGCTCTTTATTTGGGAGTAGAGCGCCCTCTCTTTGCGATCCTAGCGGCATTCTACGTCTTAGGTTTCGTTAACAATATCGACAGTAAGtctaaaatactaaatattgtaCATAAGTCCTTGTTAATATCAACATAGTCTGCTTAAAACCTCTTTTTGAgagttaataattaagttagaATTACTAAGGGAGTATACATTAAGTTCCTATCAAATAAGTTAGCCGCTTTTTTTCAGATTGTTATTATAAGAGTACATGAATCTTTCCCACGATTTCTGAGCATCTAATAGTCTAGTTAACTCACggtatttataagtaaattaagaATTGTTTGCTTCCCTTATAGATTTCATTCGTCGCATCCTGTCAATACGCTTTCTGCAAGTAGCGGGACGTATGTCGTTATCAGCCCTGATGCTTCACTGGTGCGTCAACCTTATTCTGGTTGGTTCACGTCGAACTTTAACCGAAGTCTCCGTCGCCAATATTGTAAGTTGTCATTATATTGAGCAAGAGTCctagaaaatgaaaaaggcAAATGTAGATTATAAACGGCATAGTTTGACGTCGtatgattataatattacttttccGGCACGTCTAAGATGAGTTTTTACCAAAAACCTCTCACACAAAATCTTGCTATGTAAACGTAAAACATGCCGATtcaatgttttcttaataataatatgtatattgttgCAGGCGTCTGATTTAATATCGACTATATGGTGGACCTATGTAATCGCGGTGCCTCTCAGTCTCCTCGTAGAAGCCCCATTCCAGAAGACTTTAAACACTTTTATATCCTCCTTACAAGCTTCACAAACACCCACTGTCATACACCAAAAGCCATCATTTAAGAACACAAGAAGAAGAAAGTCTTCTTTAAAAAAGTggagataataaaatttagatttgtgatttttaaattcatcttaatttaactaattaatttagagtttaattattatatttgcctTGTGGTTAGGTTTTTCAACTTATCGGGTTTTACGTACTTAATCTAAACGGgaaaaaaggaaataaaaacattgtcaCTTGTTTATACTACCTGACAGTAGGGGAATAcacaattaaagaaaacacgaTGGCGCGTTTGTTTGCTGATAGATTTGAATTCCAGCTAAatgtgtattaattatattataaaatatataaaaaaacaaacaatatctAGGTTACACGTTTCCTATTCCTTTTCATTTTTGTGATATGGAATATGTTACATATTAACGTTCAGTTTTATTAACCGACTGTTTGATTATTTCTATGAGtcgcagatttttttttacacaataattgtttttaaaagcaTTATCTATAAAGTCTACTTTATATGGAACCCACCATCACAATGTGAAAGTTGACTTGATAAAGGGACAAAAATTTTCGGGTTTATGTTTTAAGCTACTAATACAACGACGTATTACAGAAAcacattaaaactaaaaaaaacgacttcactatttaattatttgttttcaaatttCACACTGCGCCACGGTTGCAAggatatttaatatctttaaatacTAGTAagtagtattaataataaatgacgTCTATCTGAGGGCTTAGTCAAATGCATTAacataagtgtatgtagaaactgaaaaactaaatttgtatgaaaatttgtcAACAAGAACTTCCCTTTTTCGAGCCCCCtgcattttatatgaaaaaggaAGATACAATAACTTACGCAATTCAGCCAAAGTGATAGACAATTTATCATTGAATTAAGTAGTTCCTAATATATCTAAGTATCATTAGAGATAATCATTGTCGTCCTAAATTAAGGACGATTCTGAGTTTGACcgtattactttttaattgtgtGAGTTAATGTGACGACTGTTTTGTCTTTGTTAGAACAAAGATCAAATTTAGtgtaaacacatttttagGACACCTAGATACTAttaagttttgtataaaatgttaagatattataagtttacattttttcattttaatcaatattaataatatgatcaaataaattaaatacagtaTACTCGTAGTTCAGAGTTATTTTTTCCAACAGAATTCTCTGTTTTAGACCATAAAGCAAATAAAGCTTTATACAGttgctataataattataattcctGGATACAAcgatattattgtaaatatttacgatGTGTTATTGCGCGATTAAAACTTTTACTAACCTCTAGATAACTTAAAGATTTATCTGgtaaagacaaaactaaaagaCCAGACattttagttatttcattATGAAACGAGAAATCGAAAAAGCaagaaaatatttccaaaacaGTGGATAGTATCGTCTATTAAACTACTGCATAAAAAGGTATGAGATGACTTTGGCAATTATAGGCCTATAAGCCTAATgtccaatttatattttcaaaaaaaaatttaagctGTATCAGTAAAACTTTGGACGAAAATCAAAGCAGGGAGCAGGCAGGCTTCAGGAAACAATTACTCGACAGTGGATCACATGCACGTTGCAAGGCAGATAGCTGAAAAGTGCAAAGAATCATCCAATATTTGTGTTCATCTGTAGACACTTTATTCACTGGGCCCGGAGCCCTCAAAATTTAGGAAGCTTTGCGAAAGCAGGGTGTCGAGCGCAATTACATAAGGATAATTAAGAACATTTACACAGACACCACAGCAAAAATCAAAATGGACAAGGAAGGCTGCGACATAAACACCCTTAGAGGAGTAAGACAAGGGCGACTTTCCATCGCCCAAAATATTTACAGCTGTTCTAGAAGAAATATTCCGAAAGTTAGATTCGACAGAATAGACCTGGATGAGATTGGTGtagaataaagaaaaatggtGGACGATGGGGGAGGCCTTCGCCCGTAGGCACACAGAATCGTATATGgtagattaagaaaaacaatagtcataatgatatatacattttgtatttctgatataatgaataaaattgcaTGATTATATgatttgcaaaatattttatatactttgtgaataatatatctttaaactCCGTGTTACATGTTTTGCCACAtcatatgtattaataaaataatatttgtattattttatataacttaatgtatatgtaatttatgttttacccATCAGTTTATTATccttattgtatatttttatgataaagtttattcatattatgaaaaagcaaagttttataattaccttattaattaatatttcagagTATGGGCAGTTACtggtgaaaaaaaaatactttagggCTGTAGGGTTCCTTAcgatttctaaaataaaattatcactgTTCCACTCGcgtatgataaaatatttattgcttattaattaaatagtataaaGCTCTGAGTGAGATTTGCTCTTAAATTGCTTAAGAGAGCACCTGCATCTAGATATATTatagagatatatataatcaCGTCTATAGGAAGGACCCACAGAGGTAGCTCTATCTTAAATCGCTTACATACCTACGTCCTTTATTTCATAGTGGACTACATACATTCGAAAGCATTCACAAATGACTTGTGTTTTGACAAAAATGGCTTCAACACAAAGAAGTGTAATATCAATCTTAAGTTTGTCCTTTAGACCATCGAGACTCTCATATAATTCGCTGCCaaggtaaaacaaaaaagaaatacaattaattatttttaaaccttgACAAGATAAAAACAACCGGATTATTGGAAGaaaacatattaagaaaaattaaactttaattcaTTCCATTTGATACGATTACCTCTGATTATTTGGTATTTAAATATCGAACTCAAGAATAACTCTTtggatatattattatttactacgTTCGATTTAATTTTTCGCAAACCGCTGTAAATTTCCATAGATTGGTTttgactatatttattatttcctagTGAGTGCCGTGTTGCTTTCTGGTACCATAGGGAGGTACCATACGCTCCCGCTGTGCAGAATACCAGATATAGGTCAACAGCATGGGACGAGATGCttgtctttctttgcgtcctactgTGTGTATACTTTTCGTCTGATGCTCCAGATTCCTTTGCTGACAGCTGAAGTTGTTTGGCACGGAACTTGTTCCCTTTTCAGCAGTGCCAATCGGTGGaaagtcacagccctggtttaaagATGATTCCAAGCTGGCTTCGCGTTCGAAGCCAGAATGGTTAGAGCGTGGGTGAAAGTAGCTACATCACAAGATGTAGATTGGCCCACCTTTCTGGGGACTCAAACCTTCTGGTATCTCGCAAAAGCTGTCCAAAGAAATTTCTGGCAGCACTCCATTCATGCATAAGGAGGATGAGTGGCTAGCCAATACTTCGATGGAGACAGCCGACCTATTGAGCTGTGTCTTCGTGTTCAACTAGACTTGAGAGGACCAAGAGAGCTCACCACCGACAATAACTCGGCCTAAGACTTCTATGCTGGAATGCTGGTATCTTATCTGGCAAGAAGGCCACCAGCTGGTGACTTTTGGTATATCTAGACGGCAATTGAGTCCAGGGGGAGACACTATTATTGTGATATCCGAGGTAGAAATGTATTTGCGTATATCCCACATACCACTGCCCTCAAATGTTGCAGGGGTATGTGGATTCACCCCCAACTGAgtctctgctattcagagactATTAATCACCTCGAGTAGTTCTAACAAAGCCTCGTTACATACGGGTCTACGGGGTTGCTCTCGCATTCTACCGGGGTCTCAACGGCAAAGATCGACTTAGCTGAGAccaccatggacactctttcaACGTATGCT includes these proteins:
- the LOC123713319 gene encoding uncharacterized protein LOC123713319, whose translation is MAMHVSCAELSLPRLFHLDDYDRCLAAGGLYCTGTFKLTQRQSSSAYSHIQKYSSDPRHFNRTLIHRGYCISVRCSSSEPNTTLRFQRCVDQHALVPGLKASILSHTCSSQKKSKVVDTAELAYLCVIGWLLALNAVGTLYDVIRETKNPYILAWSLRCNWNRLTATFEDGDPRLTSLTPIQGLRVLLLVLVMMTHTSEIQHKLYLYNPTRLEKLLQHPATMLIRNGSALVMGFVVISNFLFAYSLLLISKTRKLSLAQLPMCLLHRLVRLAPVHLVVVGFAATWWRHVGDGPQWQSIVAAESDVCRRKFLSHVFFLQNLVNPDEHCLLQTWFLAVDVQLYILAAALTLWLQQTGRRAVPLLTALFFGSCLLNVILAYVNDWKSLLYIMLPENVRNTFRTEPSFYRFYVAPWGSLPACLLGLWLAHVHYNIQESGSKFFNNKILRWTFHLIIPIHVACIKSGSYIEDSTSRLTTALYLGVERPLFAILAAFYVLGFVNNIDNFIRRILSIRFLQVAGRMSLSALMLHWCVNLILVGSRRTLTEVSVANIASDLISTIWWTYVIAVPLSLLVEAPFQKTLNTFISSLQASQTPTVIHQKPSFKNTRRRKSSLKKWR